The Anaerobacillus alkaliphilus genome contains a region encoding:
- a CDS encoding MerR family transcriptional regulator, with product MNLSSYKDKKVITIGIVSELTGLSERQIRYYEERKLIFPERSKGGTRKFSFSDIERLVDIANKMEDGMQTFEIRKMEQKKLRESELRERMLRGQLNAAFNIRK from the coding sequence ATGAACTTGTCTTCTTATAAAGATAAAAAAGTCATTACCATTGGAATCGTTAGTGAATTAACAGGTTTATCAGAAAGACAAATTCGTTATTATGAAGAAAGAAAACTTATTTTTCCTGAACGCTCAAAAGGCGGAACACGCAAATTTTCTTTTTCAGATATAGAGCGGCTAGTTGATATTGCCAACAAAATGGAAGACGGTATGCAAACTTTTGAGATTAGAAAAATGGAACAAAAGAAATTACGTGAAAGTGAACTAAGAGAGCGAATGCTCCGTGGTCAGTTAAATGCGGCCTTTAACATCAGAAAGTAG
- a CDS encoding aspartate kinase, which yields MKVCKFGGTSLASAEQMRKVASIIRADQERRIVVVSAPGKRFKEDTKVTDLLISLAEAALSNGDVEDALRLVVSRYEQIALELKLSVEIIDIIKEDLAARLTMKDDGDREFMDLMKASGEDNCAKLFSFYLQSLGVEAEYIDPKEVGLLVSKEYGNAQVLPEAYENLHRELRNKEGILVFPGFFGYTPEGTLITFPRGGSDITGSIVAAAVEANLYENFTDVDSVFAANPNVVQNPVEIKELTYREMRELSYAGFSVFHDEALIPAFKKGVPVSIKNTNNPGAPGTMVVNERNYMINPVVGIASDSGFSTIYVRKYLMNREVGFGRHLLEIIEDEGLSYEHMPSGIDDTSIILRSSQLTLEMEQRIVQRIEQELQVDDVHVEHDFAMVMVVGEGMRKMVGITAKATTGLARAGVNLHMINQGSSEVSMVFGVKTEDADKAVRELYNDFFVPTKSPVH from the coding sequence ATGAAGGTTTGTAAGTTTGGTGGAACTTCTTTAGCAAGTGCAGAACAAATGAGAAAAGTTGCGAGTATTATTAGGGCAGATCAAGAGAGAAGAATTGTTGTTGTTTCAGCACCAGGAAAAAGATTTAAGGAAGATACGAAAGTTACTGATTTATTAATTTCGTTAGCTGAGGCCGCATTATCGAATGGTGATGTTGAAGATGCGCTACGCTTGGTAGTGAGTCGTTATGAGCAAATTGCGTTAGAATTAAAACTTTCTGTAGAGATTATAGACATTATTAAGGAAGATTTAGCAGCTAGATTAACGATGAAAGACGATGGTGACAGAGAATTTATGGATTTGATGAAAGCGAGTGGTGAAGATAATTGTGCGAAATTATTTTCTTTCTATTTGCAATCGCTAGGTGTTGAAGCCGAGTACATTGATCCAAAAGAAGTTGGTTTATTAGTAAGTAAAGAGTATGGCAATGCACAAGTTTTACCAGAAGCGTACGAAAACCTTCACAGGGAACTTAGAAATAAGGAAGGCATACTAGTTTTCCCAGGCTTCTTTGGTTATACACCTGAAGGGACTTTAATTACGTTTCCTCGTGGCGGTTCAGATATTACAGGTTCCATCGTCGCAGCAGCAGTCGAGGCGAACCTATACGAGAATTTCACGGATGTTGATTCTGTGTTTGCTGCAAATCCAAATGTTGTTCAAAATCCAGTTGAAATTAAAGAACTAACCTACCGGGAAATGCGTGAGCTTTCTTATGCTGGTTTCTCAGTTTTCCATGATGAGGCACTAATTCCGGCGTTTAAAAAAGGAGTACCTGTTTCTATAAAAAACACAAACAATCCAGGTGCACCAGGAACAATGGTCGTAAATGAGCGGAATTACATGATCAATCCTGTAGTCGGTATTGCTAGTGACTCTGGATTTAGTACGATCTACGTAAGAAAATATCTAATGAATCGAGAAGTAGGCTTCGGGCGTCACCTCTTAGAAATCATAGAGGATGAAGGATTGTCATATGAGCATATGCCATCAGGAATTGATGATACCTCTATTATTCTTAGAAGTTCTCAACTAACATTAGAAATGGAACAGAGAATTGTTCAAAGAATTGAACAAGAGCTACAAGTGGATGATGTTCACGTAGAGCATGATTTTGCAATGGTGATGGTCGTGGGTGAAGGAATGAGAAAGATGGTTGGGATTACAGCCAAAGCAACGACCGGCTTGGCAAGGGCAGGGGTAAACTTGCACATGATAAACCAAGGATCATCTGAAGTAAGTATGGTCTTTGGAGTGAAGACAGAGGATGCCGATAAAGCAGTTCGAGAATTATATAACGACTTCTTTGTTCCAACAAAAAGCCCAGTTCATTAG
- a CDS encoding ion transporter: MSEGKKESIQQKVSRIVMHKYFTGTILGLIMFNAIVVGIETYPTIYKTHKELFFLIDKALIWIFTVEIILRMIAEKKLSNFFKSSWNWFDFLIVAAGHIFVGAHFITVLRILRVLRVFRAISVIPSLRKLVDALLLTIPALGNIMLLMSIIFYIFAVTGTMLFAEVAPEYFGSLQLSLLTLFQVVTLESWASGVMWPIYHQLPWSWIYFVSFVLLGTFVIFNLFIGVIVSNVEKADSAEKQDEPDQIAELRNEVKELKQLIISLLDKKG, translated from the coding sequence ATGTCTGAAGGAAAGAAGGAAAGTATTCAACAAAAAGTAAGTAGAATTGTCATGCATAAATATTTTACAGGAACAATTCTTGGATTAATTATGTTTAATGCTATAGTTGTTGGTATTGAAACATACCCTACGATTTACAAAACTCATAAGGAATTATTCTTCTTAATAGATAAGGCTTTAATTTGGATTTTTACAGTAGAAATTATTTTAAGGATGATTGCTGAAAAGAAGTTGAGTAACTTCTTTAAGAGTAGTTGGAATTGGTTTGATTTTTTGATTGTCGCCGCAGGACACATCTTTGTCGGTGCTCATTTCATAACAGTACTACGAATTTTACGTGTACTTCGTGTGTTTAGAGCTATTTCCGTTATTCCATCATTGCGCAAATTAGTTGATGCACTTCTTTTAACGATTCCAGCTCTAGGAAATATCATGTTATTAATGAGCATTATTTTTTATATTTTTGCAGTAACTGGAACGATGCTGTTTGCCGAAGTTGCACCAGAGTACTTTGGTTCATTACAATTATCTTTATTAACACTGTTCCAAGTTGTAACATTAGAATCATGGGCAAGTGGTGTGATGTGGCCGATTTACCATCAACTTCCTTGGTCATGGATTTATTTTGTATCGTTTGTTCTATTAGGTACCTTTGTAATTTTCAATTTATTCATCGGGGTTATTGTTAGTAACGTCGAAAAAGCTGATTCGGCCGAAAAACAAGATGAGCCAGACCAGATAGCAGAACTGAGAAATGAAGTAAAAGAATTAAAACAACTTATTATTAGTCTTTTAGATAAAAAAGGATAG
- the proC gene encoding pyrroline-5-carboxylate reductase, translating to MLTNKKVAFIGAGSMAEAMISGILKEKVLLPQQIFVTNRSNKERLLLLQEQYGVKTFSNNQEILLEMDIVVFAMKPKDIAETIAKIRHYTTEQQLFISVLAGVSTSCISQLLGHNAPIIRTMPNTSAAVGESITAISSGNFAELEHLNMSEELFKAIGEVAIVEEEKLDAITGLSGSGPAYIYYLIEAMEIGAKEIGLDEHLAKSLIAQVLIGAAERIKSTDLSSKTLYKQVMSPGGTTEAGFKVLESYHYQEAMVECIKRAAARSTELGKLYSNVK from the coding sequence ATGTTAACAAATAAAAAAGTTGCTTTCATTGGGGCAGGAAGTATGGCAGAAGCTATGATTTCTGGAATACTAAAGGAAAAGGTGCTTTTGCCTCAACAAATTTTCGTAACAAATCGAAGTAACAAGGAAAGACTTCTCCTTTTACAAGAACAATACGGTGTGAAAACTTTTTCAAATAATCAGGAAATACTCTTAGAAATGGATATTGTGGTTTTTGCAATGAAACCAAAAGATATTGCTGAAACGATCGCAAAAATTAGGCACTATACTACGGAGCAACAATTATTCATTTCCGTGCTTGCAGGTGTATCAACGTCCTGCATCTCACAATTGCTTGGGCATAATGCCCCAATCATTCGAACAATGCCTAATACCTCAGCCGCAGTTGGCGAGTCTATTACAGCAATCTCTTCTGGAAACTTTGCTGAATTGGAGCATTTAAACATGTCAGAAGAGTTATTTAAGGCAATTGGGGAAGTCGCGATCGTTGAAGAGGAAAAGTTAGATGCGATCACTGGTTTATCAGGGTCAGGTCCCGCTTACATTTATTATTTAATAGAAGCAATGGAAATCGGTGCTAAAGAAATTGGTCTGGATGAACACTTAGCAAAAAGCTTGATTGCTCAGGTACTGATTGGAGCGGCAGAAAGGATAAAATCGACAGACCTTTCATCAAAAACATTATATAAACAAGTAATGAGCCCAGGTGGTACAACTGAGGCAGGCTTTAAAGTTCTTGAGAGCTACCACTACCAAGAAGCAATGGTCGAATGTATTAAACGCGCTGCCGCACGTTCGACGGAACTAGGAAAGTTATATTCCAATGTGAAGTAA
- a CDS encoding glutamate-5-semialdehyde dehydrogenase, whose protein sequence is MNELVSKAQKAKELTGLLGASSTEEKNKALVKISKALLSQIPYILKENQKDLDAGRSNGFSEGLLDRLMLSETRIKDMASALTQLAELDDPVGGVTFEDTRPNGLKLKRVRVPLGVIGMIYEARPNVTVDAASLCLKTGNAVILRGSSSAIHSNKALVHVIHLGLLESSIPKEAVQLIEDTSRETAEKMFKLNDYLDVLIPRGGASLIQSVVEKASVPVLETGVGNCHIFIDDTAEHSMALDILINAKTQRPSVCNACETVLVHEEWAKLHFSSLVNSLITHGVELRGDDHAVRLDSRIVNATEEDWATEFLNLTLAVKIVTSVEDAISHINKYGSKHSEAIISENSNHVEKFFTFVDAAVLYHNASTRFTDGFEFGFGAEIGISTQKLHARGPMGLEALTSSKYIILGNGQIRS, encoded by the coding sequence ATGAATGAACTAGTATCAAAAGCGCAGAAAGCAAAAGAATTAACAGGATTACTAGGAGCTTCTTCCACAGAAGAAAAGAATAAGGCATTAGTAAAAATTAGTAAAGCTTTACTGAGTCAAATCCCATACATTTTAAAGGAAAATCAAAAGGACCTCGATGCCGGGAGGAGTAATGGCTTTTCAGAGGGATTACTCGATCGACTAATGCTATCAGAAACTAGGATTAAAGATATGGCATCCGCCCTGACTCAGCTAGCAGAACTAGATGATCCTGTTGGCGGTGTAACCTTTGAAGATACAAGACCAAACGGCTTGAAGTTAAAAAGAGTTCGGGTACCTCTAGGTGTCATTGGGATGATCTATGAGGCAAGGCCGAATGTAACCGTTGATGCTGCTAGTCTGTGTTTAAAAACTGGTAACGCTGTAATATTGAGAGGGAGTTCTTCAGCCATTCATTCTAACAAAGCATTAGTACACGTGATTCACCTTGGACTCCTAGAAAGTTCAATTCCTAAAGAAGCAGTACAGCTAATAGAGGATACTTCACGAGAAACAGCTGAAAAAATGTTTAAATTAAATGACTACTTAGATGTATTAATCCCACGAGGCGGAGCATCTCTTATTCAATCAGTAGTAGAAAAAGCTTCAGTCCCTGTTTTAGAAACAGGTGTAGGTAATTGTCATATTTTTATTGACGATACTGCGGAGCATTCAATGGCGTTAGATATTCTGATTAACGCAAAAACACAACGTCCTTCTGTCTGCAATGCCTGTGAAACTGTTCTCGTTCACGAGGAGTGGGCAAAGCTTCATTTTTCAAGTCTAGTTAATTCTCTTATTACCCATGGTGTTGAACTACGCGGCGATGACCACGCAGTAAGGCTAGATTCACGAATTGTAAATGCTACTGAAGAAGATTGGGCAACTGAATTTTTAAATTTAACATTGGCGGTAAAAATTGTAACTTCCGTAGAAGACGCCATTTCCCATATTAACAAATATGGTTCAAAACACTCCGAAGCGATCATTTCGGAAAACAGCAATCATGTAGAGAAGTTTTTTACATTTGTAGATGCTGCAGTCCTCTATCATAACGCATCAACTCGCTTTACTGATGGGTTTGAATTTGGTTTTGGAGCGGAAATTGGGATAAGTACACAAAAGCTTCATGCCAGAGGTCCGATGGGTTTAGAAGCTCTAACTTCAAGCAAGTATATTATTTTAGGGAATGGTCAAATTCGTTCTTAG
- the proB gene encoding glutamate 5-kinase — protein MSKQRIVVKIGSSSLTNNKGGLCREKLIEHANALARLKQLGHEVILISSGAVAAGFTKLGYPSRPVTIAGKQAAAAVGQGLLMQGYEEAFSQHSIVVAQLLLTRNDFLSQEQYSNAYAVLTELLARGVIPIINENDSTSVEELTFGDNDMLSALVSGLIHADFLAILTDINGLYDEDPRKNPGAKKYHYLPTITDELLTQAKATGSKVGTGGMRSKIEAAKTAGSLGVQVFIGTGQGQEKLTDILLGKGDGTYIGTTKKLVRNKKQWIAYHSMTNGRIFVDDGAAQAIVAKGKSLLPVGIQEISGNFQKGDVVEVATARGKIIGKGQINYSAEELRSIKGKNSSEERTAFVEAIHRDQWITFS, from the coding sequence ATGAGTAAGCAACGAATTGTTGTCAAAATTGGCAGTAGCTCATTAACAAATAATAAAGGTGGCTTATGCAGAGAAAAACTGATCGAACACGCCAATGCATTAGCAAGGCTTAAACAACTAGGTCATGAAGTGATTTTAATTTCATCAGGAGCTGTAGCTGCTGGTTTCACCAAGCTTGGTTATCCTTCAAGACCAGTGACAATTGCAGGAAAGCAAGCAGCTGCAGCAGTAGGGCAAGGGTTGCTGATGCAAGGATATGAAGAAGCATTTAGCCAACATAGCATCGTTGTAGCACAACTGCTGTTGACCCGGAACGACTTTTTAAGTCAGGAACAATACAGCAATGCCTACGCTGTTTTAACCGAGCTACTTGCACGTGGTGTAATCCCAATCATTAACGAAAACGATTCTACCTCTGTAGAAGAGCTTACTTTTGGCGACAATGATATGCTCTCTGCTTTAGTAAGTGGACTTATACACGCGGATTTTTTAGCAATATTAACAGATATAAATGGACTATACGACGAAGACCCTCGTAAAAATCCAGGTGCCAAAAAATATCATTATCTCCCGACAATTACTGATGAATTACTTACCCAAGCAAAAGCTACTGGCTCTAAAGTTGGTACAGGTGGAATGAGATCTAAAATAGAAGCTGCAAAAACCGCTGGTTCTTTAGGCGTTCAGGTATTTATAGGTACTGGCCAAGGCCAAGAGAAATTAACAGATATTCTCCTAGGCAAGGGTGACGGTACCTATATTGGAACGACCAAAAAATTGGTAAGAAATAAAAAGCAATGGATTGCCTATCACTCAATGACGAATGGGAGAATTTTCGTTGATGATGGTGCAGCTCAAGCCATCGTCGCAAAAGGGAAAAGTTTACTCCCTGTAGGTATTCAAGAGATATCTGGGAACTTTCAAAAGGGAGATGTTGTCGAGGTTGCAACTGCCCGCGGAAAGATTATTGGCAAAGGTCAAATAAATTATTCCGCTGAAGAACTACGCTCAATAAAAGGAAAAAACAGCTCTGAAGAAAGAACGGCATTTGTTGAGGCTATTCACCGTGATCAATGGATTACATTTTCATAA
- a CDS encoding SDR family NAD(P)-dependent oxidoreductase, whose translation MKVNNKIIVITGASSGIGLTLAKDVARKGGIPILLARSTNKLQQASDEIIKTTGIEAPYYTLDVTNNKEVSDVFAQILEKYQKIDVLINNAGYAIFDTFLEAKTEDIEGMFAVNVFGLISCTKAALPNMLKENTGHIINIASQAGKLATPKSSVYSATKHAVLAISNSLRMELADTNIFVSSVNPGPIKTPFFDRADLTGNYTKNVERFMLDPAFVSQKILQLVDKPKRELNLPNWMGVGTTLYQLFPGLVEKFAGKKLSQK comes from the coding sequence ATGAAAGTGAACAATAAGATTATTGTAATTACAGGTGCTTCAAGTGGGATTGGTTTAACATTAGCGAAAGATGTTGCCAGAAAAGGTGGAATACCCATTCTATTAGCACGCTCGACAAATAAGCTACAACAAGCAAGTGATGAAATTATAAAAACAACCGGTATTGAGGCGCCCTACTACACACTAGATGTTACGAATAATAAAGAGGTCTCCGATGTCTTTGCGCAAATTCTAGAAAAATATCAGAAAATTGATGTCTTAATTAATAATGCCGGATATGCGATTTTTGATACGTTCCTTGAAGCCAAAACAGAAGATATTGAAGGTATGTTTGCTGTGAATGTTTTTGGGCTTATTTCTTGTACTAAAGCAGCACTTCCTAACATGCTTAAGGAAAATACAGGTCACATTATTAATATAGCTTCACAAGCTGGTAAGCTAGCCACACCGAAATCTAGTGTTTATTCTGCGACGAAGCATGCAGTTTTAGCTATTTCAAACAGTCTTCGAATGGAGTTAGCGGATACGAATATTTTCGTTAGCTCTGTTAATCCCGGACCGATCAAAACACCTTTTTTTGACCGTGCTGATTTGACAGGAAACTATACGAAAAATGTTGAAAGATTTATGCTGGACCCGGCTTTTGTTTCACAAAAAATCCTCCAACTCGTAGACAAGCCTAAACGAGAACTTAATTTACCTAATTGGATGGGAGTTGGAACAACTCTTTATCAGCTATTTCCAGGACTAGTTGAGAAGTTTGCAGGAAAGAAGCTTAGCCAAAAATAA
- a CDS encoding TetR/AcrR family transcriptional regulator, with protein MAKKKVEKAVLFSATESLLIEQGYRGFHLKALSERLRIGRSTLYEYYASKEELITDYLVYILDTIIEECQKIEQSDAITQLRDMVKIFLKYSQLHQIALIIPFIDPEHSSKVEASLINLKRDHEFLYERMSQLIEEGKAAKQIRVDLETVVIASMIFNAIQVPNVMKKHEKEWGETVLEILFNGIGATT; from the coding sequence ATGGCTAAGAAAAAGGTTGAAAAAGCAGTGCTTTTTTCAGCTACAGAATCACTATTAATTGAACAAGGCTATCGTGGGTTTCACTTAAAAGCTCTTTCAGAGCGGCTTAGGATCGGTAGAAGTACGTTGTATGAATATTATGCTAGTAAAGAGGAGCTAATTACAGACTATTTGGTGTATATTTTAGATACAATTATTGAAGAGTGTCAAAAGATTGAACAAAGTGATGCTATCACTCAATTGAGGGATATGGTGAAAATCTTTCTGAAATACTCGCAATTGCATCAAATCGCACTCATTATTCCGTTTATTGATCCTGAGCATTCTTCAAAAGTGGAAGCATCGTTAATTAATTTAAAGCGTGACCATGAGTTTCTTTATGAGAGAATGAGCCAGCTTATCGAGGAAGGGAAAGCTGCTAAACAGATTCGAGTTGATCTAGAAACAGTAGTAATTGCTAGTATGATCTTTAATGCCATCCAAGTTCCAAATGTGATGAAAAAACACGAGAAAGAGTGGGGGGAAACGGTTTTAGAAATTTTGTTTAACGGGATTGGAGCAACAACGTAA
- a CDS encoding DNA polymerase thumb domain-containing protein encodes MRIDYPSLPARTIFCIDMKSFYASCSALLLGLDPLTAYLAVVGDTERDGSIVLAATPRLKSDFGIKTGNRLFEIPKDPRIKIVNAQMSTYLQVSTRLTSFFNQYVPLESIHTYSVDESFLDVKGTTRLWGSAWQLAQRIREDMLAEFGLSCSIGIGPNMLLSKVCLDLEAKKAGIAEWGYSDVKKKLWPVSPLREMWGIGSRMEKRLNKLGIFSIGQLAEAPLSLLEKNFGIMGNQLYYHAHGVDLSDLGAPIVEGQISFGKSQILLRDYQDLEEIKHVILEMCEEVARRARTATKAGRTISLGIGYSKDEAGGGFHRSTTLQTATNITLEIYDACLQLFGRYYRGETVRSISIALSNVVSDDQIQLSFLNPNKPRQRDLGYIMDFIREKHGSDKLLRAVSYTKAGTAKHRSKLVGGHKA; translated from the coding sequence ATGCGAATTGATTATCCGTCATTACCAGCAAGGACGATATTCTGTATTGATATGAAAAGTTTTTATGCTAGTTGTTCAGCTCTTCTTCTAGGTTTAGATCCGTTAACAGCTTATCTGGCTGTAGTTGGAGATACGGAACGGGATGGAAGCATCGTTTTAGCTGCAACACCTAGGTTAAAATCTGATTTTGGAATTAAAACAGGAAATCGTCTTTTTGAAATTCCAAAAGACCCTCGAATTAAAATTGTCAATGCTCAAATGTCAACATATTTGCAAGTTTCGACTAGGTTAACATCATTTTTTAATCAATACGTTCCTCTAGAATCTATCCATACATATAGCGTTGATGAAAGTTTTCTTGATGTGAAAGGAACAACGCGGCTTTGGGGAAGTGCCTGGCAGCTCGCACAGCGGATTAGAGAAGATATGCTAGCTGAGTTTGGATTAAGTTGTTCCATTGGAATTGGCCCTAACATGCTACTGTCAAAAGTTTGCCTTGATCTAGAAGCTAAAAAAGCAGGTATTGCAGAGTGGGGTTACAGTGATGTGAAGAAAAAGCTTTGGCCTGTATCTCCGTTACGTGAAATGTGGGGGATTGGGTCAAGAATGGAGAAACGATTAAATAAATTAGGAATTTTTTCAATCGGTCAATTGGCAGAAGCTCCGTTATCATTACTTGAAAAAAACTTTGGAATTATGGGGAATCAGCTTTATTATCATGCTCATGGGGTTGACCTTTCAGATTTAGGTGCACCGATTGTGGAGGGCCAAATCAGCTTTGGGAAAAGCCAAATTTTATTACGCGATTATCAAGACCTGGAAGAAATTAAGCATGTCATATTAGAAATGTGTGAAGAAGTCGCAAGGCGTGCGAGAACAGCTACAAAAGCAGGAAGAACGATCAGTCTAGGTATCGGTTATAGCAAGGATGAAGCAGGCGGAGGCTTCCATAGATCGACAACATTGCAAACAGCCACAAATATTACGCTTGAGATTTATGACGCTTGTTTACAACTATTTGGTCGATATTATCGTGGGGAAACAGTTCGAAGTATTTCAATCGCTCTTTCAAATGTAGTTAGTGATGACCAAATTCAGCTTAGTTTCCTCAATCCTAATAAACCTCGTCAAAGAGATCTTGGCTATATTATGGACTTTATTAGGGAGAAGCATGGTTCAGATAAGCTACTTCGAGCAGTATCCTATACGAAAGCTGGGACAGCGAAGCATCGTAGCAAGCTTGTTGGTGGACATAAAGCATAA
- a CDS encoding low molecular weight protein-tyrosine-phosphatase, translating to MINVLFVCLGNICRSPMAEAIFRNKVTSAGLEKEFFIDSAGTGDWHIGKPPHEGTLEILKEHSIDGSGMSARQVKNEDIKKFDYIIAMDAENLGNLHRLKGRDTSGEIGRLLDFIPEASKVDVPDPYFTGNFNEVYQLVDEACEKLLLHIRNKHEL from the coding sequence ATGATAAACGTATTATTTGTATGCCTAGGAAATATATGTCGATCACCGATGGCAGAAGCTATCTTTAGAAATAAAGTTACATCAGCAGGACTGGAAAAAGAATTTTTTATTGATTCAGCTGGGACGGGTGACTGGCATATTGGCAAACCTCCTCATGAGGGTACACTAGAAATATTAAAGGAGCATAGTATCGATGGCTCCGGTATGTCTGCAAGACAAGTCAAAAACGAGGATATAAAGAAATTTGACTATATTATTGCCATGGATGCAGAAAATTTAGGGAATTTACACCGGTTAAAGGGAAGAGATACTTCAGGAGAAATTGGCAGACTGTTAGATTTTATTCCTGAAGCAAGTAAAGTTGACGTGCCCGATCCCTATTTTACAGGGAATTTTAACGAGGTTTATCAATTAGTTGATGAGGCTTGTGAGAAACTCCTTCTACATATCCGGAATAAACATGAACTTTAA
- a CDS encoding H-type small acid-soluble spore protein, whose translation MNVNRAQQILDSAKEIEVQYNGTSIWIQNVNSADGTARVYPRQNPENEMTVNIQELQEI comes from the coding sequence ATGAACGTTAATCGCGCACAACAAATCTTAGACTCCGCAAAAGAAATTGAAGTACAATATAATGGCACTTCAATTTGGATCCAAAATGTAAACAGTGCTGATGGTACGGCTAGAGTCTATCCAAGACAAAACCCAGAAAACGAAATGACTGTTAATATCCAAGAGCTTCAAGAAATTTAA